In a genomic window of Streptomyces noursei ATCC 11455:
- a CDS encoding PP2C family protein-serine/threonine phosphatase codes for MAGGERRPRTGGPGRSEAFAEQLLGTLLDRGHESPPHLLGPLVAEVVGRLGGREIGILLQDYGQLVLVPVPGEGLVTGEPQPIDDSDAGRAFLDGRRVEVEQADGVRVYLPLLDGGDHVGVMAVTLDSVDDDDRRLLRRITALAADMLVTKHGYTDLFFRVRRREPMSVAAEIQWSVLPPLAMSVPRVSVAGMLEPAYDVAGDSFDYALNGDVLHVAVVDAMGHGLDAATMATVAIGAYRHARRISIGISEIYAFMDRAIAGQFGPDHFVTAQMMRLNTVTGHLQWVNAGHPAPMLIRGEHVIRRLHSPTTLPVGFGGQEPLISELALEPSDRVLCFTDGLIEEHETGGEEFGEEQLIDWVDRIARTGTEVRTAVRSLSHTLMRERGGITTDDATLLLIEWRGATDCHQSSR; via the coding sequence ATGGCCGGAGGTGAACGCCGGCCCCGGACAGGGGGCCCGGGCCGGTCGGAAGCGTTCGCGGAACAACTTCTGGGGACCTTGTTGGACCGGGGGCACGAGTCCCCGCCGCATCTGCTCGGTCCGCTGGTCGCGGAAGTGGTGGGCAGGCTCGGTGGCCGCGAGATCGGCATCCTGCTGCAGGACTACGGACAGCTGGTGCTGGTGCCGGTGCCCGGCGAGGGGCTGGTGACCGGTGAGCCGCAGCCGATCGACGATTCCGACGCCGGCCGGGCCTTCCTGGACGGGCGTCGCGTCGAGGTGGAGCAGGCCGACGGCGTGCGGGTCTACCTGCCGCTGCTGGACGGCGGGGACCACGTCGGCGTCATGGCCGTCACCCTGGACAGCGTCGACGACGACGACCGGCGGCTGCTGCGCAGGATCACCGCCCTGGCGGCCGACATGCTGGTGACCAAGCACGGCTACACCGATCTGTTCTTCCGGGTCCGGCGCAGGGAACCGATGAGCGTCGCCGCGGAGATCCAGTGGTCGGTCCTGCCGCCGCTGGCGATGTCCGTGCCCCGGGTCTCGGTGGCCGGGATGCTGGAGCCCGCGTACGACGTCGCGGGCGACAGCTTCGACTACGCCCTCAACGGCGACGTCCTGCACGTGGCCGTCGTCGACGCGATGGGCCACGGTCTCGATGCCGCCACGATGGCCACGGTGGCCATCGGCGCCTACCGGCACGCCCGGCGCATCAGCATCGGAATCTCCGAGATCTACGCGTTCATGGACCGGGCGATCGCCGGCCAGTTCGGACCCGACCACTTCGTGACCGCTCAGATGATGCGGCTCAACACCGTGACCGGACACCTCCAGTGGGTCAACGCGGGACATCCCGCGCCCATGCTCATCCGCGGCGAGCACGTCATCCGGCGGCTCCACAGCCCGACCACCCTGCCGGTCGGTTTCGGTGGCCAGGAACCCCTGATCAGCGAGCTGGCCCTGGAGCCGAGCGACCGCGTCCTGTGCTTCACGGACGGGTTGATCGAGGAGCACGAAACCGGCGGGGAGGAGTTCGGCGAAGAACAGCTCATCGACTGGGTGGACCGCATCGCGCGCACCGGGACGGAAGTGCGGACGGCAGTCCGCTCCCTCTCCCACACCCTCATGCGGGAACGGGGCGGAATCACCACGGACGATGCGACTCTCCTCCTGATCGAGTGGCGCGGCGCCACGGACTGCCACCAAAGCTCCCGATAG